In one Vanacampus margaritifer isolate UIUO_Vmar chromosome 11, RoL_Vmar_1.0, whole genome shotgun sequence genomic region, the following are encoded:
- the nck2a gene encoding cytoplasmic protein NCK2a isoform X1 → MSVMRRQRAKVKPKEEAAYFSSLGKEKHGFTIKYINSFKGRGVFSTCSFQKGDFLIEYRGELVSKQERENRLRVYHDALKVFMFEFRFNGKTLCIDAARDDNSLGRLVNDEHISPNSKMQRITVDGQPHLCLFATKDIEPGEEITYNYGNFDFPWRLKVSTEKQPDEDTAITDCAKVDQVSIEAQPEEDAAVMECAKVDQVSIEAQPEEDAAVMECAKVDQVSIEAQPEEDAAVMECAKVDQVSIEAQPDEDAAVMECAKVDQKCKHQVVNSLVSSLDKCAVCFGPFAALKWNGIQCNVCFSVWHISCFKNAKLLDDEDHLPLVADVASSSEDSSAEEYIPDSQSSSDTSYIEPLSEILKSEGLPGIGNEETAHPDCTERLEAFEEAEQLQAAGGVQKSNTENEPFKESTGTEEDEICSSNISSENKKNYCCICGKPQTKFARHLKTHEKTYADVAQVLALPKGSKERKKMLDKLRNKGNFEHNKDVMQSGTGLLKIKRKPKNKYDPKEYVHCIYCQGMFLRRVLWRHVRKCSMKAEEESPGPGKTRVLTLARMSESVHSQPISQGVWKLLSVMNDDDVAAIVRRDFCILQLAQSFFNKHGQDPTKFEYVRQKLREVGRLLLILRTEFSLFTFEEAVKPANFHLVVQAVKKVSGFDEEKHCYKTPSLALKLGHSLHKICDILHCRALMSGDKEMQNSAKTFQKLQSSKWSELVSHTALTTLHEEHFNKASTLPFTEDVQRLHRHLETTGSLASENLDKIPSTKVYGELCRVTLAKIILFNRRRGGEVAKMQLKSFLQRDTADLHKDVAVGLTKFEQKLCKHFSRVEIRGKRGRKVAVLLSPDMVDSLTQLINKRKDCEVPEDNIFLFARPNCLTPYRGSDCLRTYANECGAQNPEHLRSTQLRKHVATLSQVLNLKNHELDQVADFLGHDIRVHREYYRLPEATTQLAKISKLLIAMEKGTLASLQGKTLEEIEIEDTIDVTASEQSAESEAEEYEPQSFQQTNMDIPPTDDPQEGTSRGAETLWQPVKKPSGPTHDIPPTDDPQEGTSRGMVKSHNVMLYFCVFAHSDGLSDFRHRIGASRLGRHILTVPQMPCKHMSDNDTWAPPHY, encoded by the exons atgtcagtcatgaggcgacagagggcaaaagttaagCCCAAAGAAGAGGCAGCATACTTTTCATCCTTGGGTAAAGAAAAGcatggcttcaccataaaatatatcaattcattcaaag gtcgaggagtgttcagtacctgctcctttcagaagggagaCTTTCTTATTGAATACCGAGGAGAACTTGtaagcaaacaggaacgtgaaaacaggctgagagtaTATCATGATGCCCtgaaggttttcatgtttgaatttcgcttcaatggaaaaacactatg CATTGATGCAGCCAGAGACGATAATTCACTTGGGAGACTCGTCAATGATGAACACATCAGCCCAAACAGCAAAATGCAGAGAATCACTGTAGACGGACAGCCCCATCTCTGTTTGTTTGCGACAAAGGACATTGAGCCAGGGGAGGAAATAACCTACAACTATGGCAATTTTGATTTTCCATGGAGACTAAAG gtttccactgaaaaacaacctgatgaagacacagcgatcacagactgcgccaaagttgaccag GTTTCAATTGAAGCACAACCTGAGGAAGACGCAGCTGTGATGGAATgtgccaaagttgaccag GTTTCAATTGAAGCACAACCCGAGGAAGACGCAGCTGTGATGGAATgtgccaaagttgaccag GTTTCAATTGAAGCACAACCTGAGGAAGACGCAGCTGTGATGGAATgtgccaaagttgaccag GTTTCAATTGAAGCACAACCCGATGAAGACGCAGCTGTGATGGAATgtgccaaagttgaccag aagtgtaaacatcaggtGGTTAATTCACTTGTGTCGAGCCTGGATAAatgtgctgtatgttttggaccttttgCTGCACTAAAATGGAATGGTATTCAATGCAATG ttTGCTTCAGCGTCTGGCACATATCCTGCTTTAAAAATGCGAAACTGCTCGACGATGAAGACCACCTAcctttg gttgctgatgtcgctagttcaagtgaggattcatcagcagaggaatataTTCCAGATTCACAAAGTTCTTCAGACACTTCGTACATTGAACCGctttcagaaattctgaaatccgaaggtCTTCCAGGAATCGGCAATGAGGAAACTGCCCATCCTGATTGTACAGAGCGTCTTGAGGCTTTTGAAGAGGCTGAACAATTACAAGCAGCAGGAGGAGTTCAGAAGAGCAATACAGAAAATGAACCTTTTAAAGAGAGTACAGGAACTGAGGAAGATGAGATTTGTTCTTCAAACAtatcttcagaaaacaagaaaaattacTGCTGTATATGTGGAAAACCTCAAACCAAATTTGCCCGTCACTTGAAAACCCATGAGAAGACATATGCGGATGTTGCTCAAGTTTTGGCACTCCCCAAAGGCTCTAAGGAGcgtaaaaaaatgttggacaAACTCAGGAACAAAGGGAATTTTGAACACAACAAAGATGTAATGCAAAGTGGGACTGGATTGCTGAAAATTAAACGCAAACCGAAAAATAAGTATGACCCAAAAGAATATGTGCACTGCATCTATTGCCAAGGAATGTTTCTTCGGAGGGTGCTGTGGCGACATGTTAGAAAATGCTCCATGAAAGCAGAGGAAGAGAGTCCTGGTCCTGGAAAAACCAGGGTCTTAACTTTGGCCAGAATGTCTGAGTCAGTCCACAGCCAGCCAATATCCCAAGGTGTTTGGAAGCTGTTGAGTGTGatgaatgatgatgacgtcGCTGCTATTGTGCGCAGAGACTTTTGCATTCTTCAGTTGGCCCAATCGTTTTTCAATAAACATGGTCAAGatcccaccaaatttgaatatGTCCGGCAGAAGCTTCGAGAAGTTGGAAGACTACTTCTGATACTGCGGACAGAATTTTCACTCTTTACCTTCGAGGAAGCTGTAAAACCGGCAAATTTTCATTTAGTAGTTCAAGCTGTCAAGAAGGTGTCTGGATTTGACGAAGAAAAGCACTGCTACAAAACTCCAAGCCTCGCCCTGAAGTTGGGCCACTCTTTGCACAAGATATGTGACATCTTACACTGCAGGGCGCTAATGTCTGGAGACAAGGAAATGCAGAATTCAGCAAAGACTTTCCAAAAACTGCAAAGCTCAAAGTGGTCTGAGCTTGTGTCTCACACAGCTTTGACCACCTTACATGAGGAGCACTTTAACAAAGCATCCACTCTGCCTTTCACAGAAGACGTACAACGTCTCCACAGACATCTTGAAACAACTGGAAGTTTAGCATCTGAGAACTTGGACAAGATCCCATCAACAAAAGTCTATGGTGAACTTTGCAGAGTAACTTTAGCTAAAATAATTCTGTTCAACAGACGACGTGGAGGAGAAGTTGCCAAAATGCAACTAAAGAGCTTCCTTCAAAGGGACACAGCTGACCTCCATAAAGATGTGGCAGTTGGCCTGACAAAGTTTGAACAAAAACTGTGCAAACATTTCAGCCGTGTGGAAATTAGGGGCAAAAGAGGGCGAAAAGTTGCTGTTTTGCTATCACCAGACATGGTTGATTCTCTGACACAGCTcattaacaaaagaaaagattgtgaAGTTCCAGaggataacatttttttgtttgcaagaCCCAACTGTTTGACTCCTTATAGAGGATCAGACTGTTTAAGAACCTATGCAAATGAGTGTGGGGCTCAAAATCCGGAACACCTCAGGTCAACGCAGTTACGCAAACATGTTGCCACATTGTCTCAAGTCCTGAACCTCAAGAACCATGAGCTGGACCAAGTTGCTGACTTCTTAGGGCATGATATTCGTGTCCACAGAGAATATTACAGGTTACCAGAGGCTACGACCCAGCTGGCTAAAATATCAAAACTACTTATTGCTATGGAGAAAGGAACCCTTGCAAGTCTTCAGGGAAAAACACTAGAAGAAATAGAGATTGAAG ATACTATCGACGTCACTGCTTCCGAACAAAGTGCAGAGAGTGAGGCTGAGGAATATGAACCCCAATCATTTCAACAAACTAATATGG atattcCACCTACAGATGATCCACAAGAAGGAACATCCAGAG GAGCCGAGACATTGTGGCAGCCTGTTAAAAAACCTTCAGGGCCCACACATG atattccaCCTACAGATGATCCACAAGAAGGAACATCCAGAGGTATGGTTAAGAGTCACAATGTAATgctgtacttttgtgtgtttgcacattcCGACGGACTTTCAGACTTCCGACATCGGATTGGGGCATCAAGGCTTGGGAGGCACATATTGACTGTACCGCAAATGCCATGCAAGCATATGTCTGATAACGATACTTGGGCACCCCCGCACTACTAA
- the nck2a gene encoding cytoplasmic protein NCK2a isoform X6 has translation MSVMRRQRAKVKPKEEAAYFSSLGKEKHGFTIKYINSFKGRGVFSTCSFQKGDFLIEYRGELVSKQERENRLRVYHDALKVFMFEFRFNGKTLCIDAARDDNSLGRLVNDEHISPNSKMQRITVDGQPHLCLFATKDIEPGEEITYNYGNFDFPWRLKVSTEKQPDEDTAITDCAKVDQVSIEAQPDEDAAVMECAKVDQKCKHQVVNSLVSSLDKCAVCFGPFAALKWNGIQCNVCFSVWHISCFKNAKLLDDEDHLPLVADVASSSEDSSAEEYIPDSQSSSDTSYIEPLSEILKSEGLPGIGNEETAHPDCTERLEAFEEAEQLQAAGGVQKSNTENEPFKESTGTEEDEICSSNISSENKKNYCCICGKPQTKFARHLKTHEKTYADVAQVLALPKGSKERKKMLDKLRNKGNFEHNKDVMQSGTGLLKIKRKPKNKYDPKEYVHCIYCQGMFLRRVLWRHVRKCSMKAEEESPGPGKTRVLTLARMSESVHSQPISQGVWKLLSVMNDDDVAAIVRRDFCILQLAQSFFNKHGQDPTKFEYVRQKLREVGRLLLILRTEFSLFTFEEAVKPANFHLVVQAVKKVSGFDEEKHCYKTPSLALKLGHSLHKICDILHCRALMSGDKEMQNSAKTFQKLQSSKWSELVSHTALTTLHEEHFNKASTLPFTEDVQRLHRHLETTGSLASENLDKIPSTKVYGELCRVTLAKIILFNRRRGGEVAKMQLKSFLQRDTADLHKDVAVGLTKFEQKLCKHFSRVEIRGKRGRKVAVLLSPDMVDSLTQLINKRKDCEVPEDNIFLFARPNCLTPYRGSDCLRTYANECGAQNPEHLRSTQLRKHVATLSQVLNLKNHELDQVADFLGHDIRVHREYYRLPEATTQLAKISKLLIAMEKGTLASLQGKTLEEIEIEDTIDVTASEQSAESEAEEYEPQSFQQTNMDIPPTDDPQEGTSRGAETLWQPVKKPSGPTHDIPPTDDPQEGTSRGMVKSHNVMLYFCVFAHSDGLSDFRHRIGASRLGRHILTVPQMPCKHMSDNDTWAPPHY, from the exons atgtcagtcatgaggcgacagagggcaaaagttaagCCCAAAGAAGAGGCAGCATACTTTTCATCCTTGGGTAAAGAAAAGcatggcttcaccataaaatatatcaattcattcaaag gtcgaggagtgttcagtacctgctcctttcagaagggagaCTTTCTTATTGAATACCGAGGAGAACTTGtaagcaaacaggaacgtgaaaacaggctgagagtaTATCATGATGCCCtgaaggttttcatgtttgaatttcgcttcaatggaaaaacactatg CATTGATGCAGCCAGAGACGATAATTCACTTGGGAGACTCGTCAATGATGAACACATCAGCCCAAACAGCAAAATGCAGAGAATCACTGTAGACGGACAGCCCCATCTCTGTTTGTTTGCGACAAAGGACATTGAGCCAGGGGAGGAAATAACCTACAACTATGGCAATTTTGATTTTCCATGGAGACTAAAG gtttccactgaaaaacaacctgatgaagacacagcgatcacagactgcgccaaagttgaccag GTTTCAATTGAAGCACAACCCGATGAAGACGCAGCTGTGATGGAATgtgccaaagttgaccag aagtgtaaacatcaggtGGTTAATTCACTTGTGTCGAGCCTGGATAAatgtgctgtatgttttggaccttttgCTGCACTAAAATGGAATGGTATTCAATGCAATG ttTGCTTCAGCGTCTGGCACATATCCTGCTTTAAAAATGCGAAACTGCTCGACGATGAAGACCACCTAcctttg gttgctgatgtcgctagttcaagtgaggattcatcagcagaggaatataTTCCAGATTCACAAAGTTCTTCAGACACTTCGTACATTGAACCGctttcagaaattctgaaatccgaaggtCTTCCAGGAATCGGCAATGAGGAAACTGCCCATCCTGATTGTACAGAGCGTCTTGAGGCTTTTGAAGAGGCTGAACAATTACAAGCAGCAGGAGGAGTTCAGAAGAGCAATACAGAAAATGAACCTTTTAAAGAGAGTACAGGAACTGAGGAAGATGAGATTTGTTCTTCAAACAtatcttcagaaaacaagaaaaattacTGCTGTATATGTGGAAAACCTCAAACCAAATTTGCCCGTCACTTGAAAACCCATGAGAAGACATATGCGGATGTTGCTCAAGTTTTGGCACTCCCCAAAGGCTCTAAGGAGcgtaaaaaaatgttggacaAACTCAGGAACAAAGGGAATTTTGAACACAACAAAGATGTAATGCAAAGTGGGACTGGATTGCTGAAAATTAAACGCAAACCGAAAAATAAGTATGACCCAAAAGAATATGTGCACTGCATCTATTGCCAAGGAATGTTTCTTCGGAGGGTGCTGTGGCGACATGTTAGAAAATGCTCCATGAAAGCAGAGGAAGAGAGTCCTGGTCCTGGAAAAACCAGGGTCTTAACTTTGGCCAGAATGTCTGAGTCAGTCCACAGCCAGCCAATATCCCAAGGTGTTTGGAAGCTGTTGAGTGTGatgaatgatgatgacgtcGCTGCTATTGTGCGCAGAGACTTTTGCATTCTTCAGTTGGCCCAATCGTTTTTCAATAAACATGGTCAAGatcccaccaaatttgaatatGTCCGGCAGAAGCTTCGAGAAGTTGGAAGACTACTTCTGATACTGCGGACAGAATTTTCACTCTTTACCTTCGAGGAAGCTGTAAAACCGGCAAATTTTCATTTAGTAGTTCAAGCTGTCAAGAAGGTGTCTGGATTTGACGAAGAAAAGCACTGCTACAAAACTCCAAGCCTCGCCCTGAAGTTGGGCCACTCTTTGCACAAGATATGTGACATCTTACACTGCAGGGCGCTAATGTCTGGAGACAAGGAAATGCAGAATTCAGCAAAGACTTTCCAAAAACTGCAAAGCTCAAAGTGGTCTGAGCTTGTGTCTCACACAGCTTTGACCACCTTACATGAGGAGCACTTTAACAAAGCATCCACTCTGCCTTTCACAGAAGACGTACAACGTCTCCACAGACATCTTGAAACAACTGGAAGTTTAGCATCTGAGAACTTGGACAAGATCCCATCAACAAAAGTCTATGGTGAACTTTGCAGAGTAACTTTAGCTAAAATAATTCTGTTCAACAGACGACGTGGAGGAGAAGTTGCCAAAATGCAACTAAAGAGCTTCCTTCAAAGGGACACAGCTGACCTCCATAAAGATGTGGCAGTTGGCCTGACAAAGTTTGAACAAAAACTGTGCAAACATTTCAGCCGTGTGGAAATTAGGGGCAAAAGAGGGCGAAAAGTTGCTGTTTTGCTATCACCAGACATGGTTGATTCTCTGACACAGCTcattaacaaaagaaaagattgtgaAGTTCCAGaggataacatttttttgtttgcaagaCCCAACTGTTTGACTCCTTATAGAGGATCAGACTGTTTAAGAACCTATGCAAATGAGTGTGGGGCTCAAAATCCGGAACACCTCAGGTCAACGCAGTTACGCAAACATGTTGCCACATTGTCTCAAGTCCTGAACCTCAAGAACCATGAGCTGGACCAAGTTGCTGACTTCTTAGGGCATGATATTCGTGTCCACAGAGAATATTACAGGTTACCAGAGGCTACGACCCAGCTGGCTAAAATATCAAAACTACTTATTGCTATGGAGAAAGGAACCCTTGCAAGTCTTCAGGGAAAAACACTAGAAGAAATAGAGATTGAAG ATACTATCGACGTCACTGCTTCCGAACAAAGTGCAGAGAGTGAGGCTGAGGAATATGAACCCCAATCATTTCAACAAACTAATATGG atattcCACCTACAGATGATCCACAAGAAGGAACATCCAGAG GAGCCGAGACATTGTGGCAGCCTGTTAAAAAACCTTCAGGGCCCACACATG atattccaCCTACAGATGATCCACAAGAAGGAACATCCAGAGGTATGGTTAAGAGTCACAATGTAATgctgtacttttgtgtgtttgcacattcCGACGGACTTTCAGACTTCCGACATCGGATTGGGGCATCAAGGCTTGGGAGGCACATATTGACTGTACCGCAAATGCCATGCAAGCATATGTCTGATAACGATACTTGGGCACCCCCGCACTACTAA
- the nck2a gene encoding cytoplasmic protein NCK2a isoform X5 yields the protein MSVMRRQRAKVKPKEEAAYFSSLGKEKHGFTIKYINSFKGRGVFSTCSFQKGDFLIEYRGELVSKQERENRLRVYHDALKVFMFEFRFNGKTLCIDAARDDNSLGRLVNDEHISPNSKMQRITVDGQPHLCLFATKDIEPGEEITYNYGNFDFPWRLKVSTEKQPDEDTAITDCAKVDQVSIEAQPEEDAAVMECAKVDQVSIEAQPDEDAAVMECAKVDQKCKHQVVNSLVSSLDKCAVCFGPFAALKWNGIQCNVCFSVWHISCFKNAKLLDDEDHLPLVADVASSSEDSSAEEYIPDSQSSSDTSYIEPLSEILKSEGLPGIGNEETAHPDCTERLEAFEEAEQLQAAGGVQKSNTENEPFKESTGTEEDEICSSNISSENKKNYCCICGKPQTKFARHLKTHEKTYADVAQVLALPKGSKERKKMLDKLRNKGNFEHNKDVMQSGTGLLKIKRKPKNKYDPKEYVHCIYCQGMFLRRVLWRHVRKCSMKAEEESPGPGKTRVLTLARMSESVHSQPISQGVWKLLSVMNDDDVAAIVRRDFCILQLAQSFFNKHGQDPTKFEYVRQKLREVGRLLLILRTEFSLFTFEEAVKPANFHLVVQAVKKVSGFDEEKHCYKTPSLALKLGHSLHKICDILHCRALMSGDKEMQNSAKTFQKLQSSKWSELVSHTALTTLHEEHFNKASTLPFTEDVQRLHRHLETTGSLASENLDKIPSTKVYGELCRVTLAKIILFNRRRGGEVAKMQLKSFLQRDTADLHKDVAVGLTKFEQKLCKHFSRVEIRGKRGRKVAVLLSPDMVDSLTQLINKRKDCEVPEDNIFLFARPNCLTPYRGSDCLRTYANECGAQNPEHLRSTQLRKHVATLSQVLNLKNHELDQVADFLGHDIRVHREYYRLPEATTQLAKISKLLIAMEKGTLASLQGKTLEEIEIEDTIDVTASEQSAESEAEEYEPQSFQQTNMDIPPTDDPQEGTSRGAETLWQPVKKPSGPTHDIPPTDDPQEGTSRGMVKSHNVMLYFCVFAHSDGLSDFRHRIGASRLGRHILTVPQMPCKHMSDNDTWAPPHY from the exons atgtcagtcatgaggcgacagagggcaaaagttaagCCCAAAGAAGAGGCAGCATACTTTTCATCCTTGGGTAAAGAAAAGcatggcttcaccataaaatatatcaattcattcaaag gtcgaggagtgttcagtacctgctcctttcagaagggagaCTTTCTTATTGAATACCGAGGAGAACTTGtaagcaaacaggaacgtgaaaacaggctgagagtaTATCATGATGCCCtgaaggttttcatgtttgaatttcgcttcaatggaaaaacactatg CATTGATGCAGCCAGAGACGATAATTCACTTGGGAGACTCGTCAATGATGAACACATCAGCCCAAACAGCAAAATGCAGAGAATCACTGTAGACGGACAGCCCCATCTCTGTTTGTTTGCGACAAAGGACATTGAGCCAGGGGAGGAAATAACCTACAACTATGGCAATTTTGATTTTCCATGGAGACTAAAG gtttccactgaaaaacaacctgatgaagacacagcgatcacagactgcgccaaagttgaccag GTTTCAATTGAAGCACAACCTGAGGAAGACGCAGCTGTGATGGAATgtgccaaagttgaccag GTTTCAATTGAAGCACAACCCGATGAAGACGCAGCTGTGATGGAATgtgccaaagttgaccag aagtgtaaacatcaggtGGTTAATTCACTTGTGTCGAGCCTGGATAAatgtgctgtatgttttggaccttttgCTGCACTAAAATGGAATGGTATTCAATGCAATG ttTGCTTCAGCGTCTGGCACATATCCTGCTTTAAAAATGCGAAACTGCTCGACGATGAAGACCACCTAcctttg gttgctgatgtcgctagttcaagtgaggattcatcagcagaggaatataTTCCAGATTCACAAAGTTCTTCAGACACTTCGTACATTGAACCGctttcagaaattctgaaatccgaaggtCTTCCAGGAATCGGCAATGAGGAAACTGCCCATCCTGATTGTACAGAGCGTCTTGAGGCTTTTGAAGAGGCTGAACAATTACAAGCAGCAGGAGGAGTTCAGAAGAGCAATACAGAAAATGAACCTTTTAAAGAGAGTACAGGAACTGAGGAAGATGAGATTTGTTCTTCAAACAtatcttcagaaaacaagaaaaattacTGCTGTATATGTGGAAAACCTCAAACCAAATTTGCCCGTCACTTGAAAACCCATGAGAAGACATATGCGGATGTTGCTCAAGTTTTGGCACTCCCCAAAGGCTCTAAGGAGcgtaaaaaaatgttggacaAACTCAGGAACAAAGGGAATTTTGAACACAACAAAGATGTAATGCAAAGTGGGACTGGATTGCTGAAAATTAAACGCAAACCGAAAAATAAGTATGACCCAAAAGAATATGTGCACTGCATCTATTGCCAAGGAATGTTTCTTCGGAGGGTGCTGTGGCGACATGTTAGAAAATGCTCCATGAAAGCAGAGGAAGAGAGTCCTGGTCCTGGAAAAACCAGGGTCTTAACTTTGGCCAGAATGTCTGAGTCAGTCCACAGCCAGCCAATATCCCAAGGTGTTTGGAAGCTGTTGAGTGTGatgaatgatgatgacgtcGCTGCTATTGTGCGCAGAGACTTTTGCATTCTTCAGTTGGCCCAATCGTTTTTCAATAAACATGGTCAAGatcccaccaaatttgaatatGTCCGGCAGAAGCTTCGAGAAGTTGGAAGACTACTTCTGATACTGCGGACAGAATTTTCACTCTTTACCTTCGAGGAAGCTGTAAAACCGGCAAATTTTCATTTAGTAGTTCAAGCTGTCAAGAAGGTGTCTGGATTTGACGAAGAAAAGCACTGCTACAAAACTCCAAGCCTCGCCCTGAAGTTGGGCCACTCTTTGCACAAGATATGTGACATCTTACACTGCAGGGCGCTAATGTCTGGAGACAAGGAAATGCAGAATTCAGCAAAGACTTTCCAAAAACTGCAAAGCTCAAAGTGGTCTGAGCTTGTGTCTCACACAGCTTTGACCACCTTACATGAGGAGCACTTTAACAAAGCATCCACTCTGCCTTTCACAGAAGACGTACAACGTCTCCACAGACATCTTGAAACAACTGGAAGTTTAGCATCTGAGAACTTGGACAAGATCCCATCAACAAAAGTCTATGGTGAACTTTGCAGAGTAACTTTAGCTAAAATAATTCTGTTCAACAGACGACGTGGAGGAGAAGTTGCCAAAATGCAACTAAAGAGCTTCCTTCAAAGGGACACAGCTGACCTCCATAAAGATGTGGCAGTTGGCCTGACAAAGTTTGAACAAAAACTGTGCAAACATTTCAGCCGTGTGGAAATTAGGGGCAAAAGAGGGCGAAAAGTTGCTGTTTTGCTATCACCAGACATGGTTGATTCTCTGACACAGCTcattaacaaaagaaaagattgtgaAGTTCCAGaggataacatttttttgtttgcaagaCCCAACTGTTTGACTCCTTATAGAGGATCAGACTGTTTAAGAACCTATGCAAATGAGTGTGGGGCTCAAAATCCGGAACACCTCAGGTCAACGCAGTTACGCAAACATGTTGCCACATTGTCTCAAGTCCTGAACCTCAAGAACCATGAGCTGGACCAAGTTGCTGACTTCTTAGGGCATGATATTCGTGTCCACAGAGAATATTACAGGTTACCAGAGGCTACGACCCAGCTGGCTAAAATATCAAAACTACTTATTGCTATGGAGAAAGGAACCCTTGCAAGTCTTCAGGGAAAAACACTAGAAGAAATAGAGATTGAAG ATACTATCGACGTCACTGCTTCCGAACAAAGTGCAGAGAGTGAGGCTGAGGAATATGAACCCCAATCATTTCAACAAACTAATATGG atattcCACCTACAGATGATCCACAAGAAGGAACATCCAGAG GAGCCGAGACATTGTGGCAGCCTGTTAAAAAACCTTCAGGGCCCACACATG atattccaCCTACAGATGATCCACAAGAAGGAACATCCAGAGGTATGGTTAAGAGTCACAATGTAATgctgtacttttgtgtgtttgcacattcCGACGGACTTTCAGACTTCCGACATCGGATTGGGGCATCAAGGCTTGGGAGGCACATATTGACTGTACCGCAAATGCCATGCAAGCATATGTCTGATAACGATACTTGGGCACCCCCGCACTACTAA
- the nck2a gene encoding cytoplasmic protein NCK2a isoform X7, which produces MSVMRRQRAKVKPKEEAAYFSSLGKEKHGFTIKYINSFKGRGVFSTCSFQKGDFLIEYRGELVSKQERENRLRVYHDALKVFMFEFRFNGKTLCIDAARDDNSLGRLVNDEHISPNSKMQRITVDGQPHLCLFATKDIEPGEEITYNYGNFDFPWRLKVSTEKQPDEDTAITDCAKVDQVSIEAQPEEDAAVMECAKVDQVSIEAQPEEDAAVMECAKVDQVSIEAQPEEDAAVMECAKVDQVSIEAQPDEDAAVMECAKVDQKCKHQVVNSLVSSLDKCAVCFGPFAALKWNGIQCNVCFSVWHISCFKNAKLLDDEDHLPLILSTSLLPNKVQRVRLRNMNPNHFNKLIWIFHLQMIHKKEHPEEPRHCGSLLKNLQGPHMIFHLQMIHKKEHPEVWLRVTM; this is translated from the exons atgtcagtcatgaggcgacagagggcaaaagttaagCCCAAAGAAGAGGCAGCATACTTTTCATCCTTGGGTAAAGAAAAGcatggcttcaccataaaatatatcaattcattcaaag gtcgaggagtgttcagtacctgctcctttcagaagggagaCTTTCTTATTGAATACCGAGGAGAACTTGtaagcaaacaggaacgtgaaaacaggctgagagtaTATCATGATGCCCtgaaggttttcatgtttgaatttcgcttcaatggaaaaacactatg CATTGATGCAGCCAGAGACGATAATTCACTTGGGAGACTCGTCAATGATGAACACATCAGCCCAAACAGCAAAATGCAGAGAATCACTGTAGACGGACAGCCCCATCTCTGTTTGTTTGCGACAAAGGACATTGAGCCAGGGGAGGAAATAACCTACAACTATGGCAATTTTGATTTTCCATGGAGACTAAAG gtttccactgaaaaacaacctgatgaagacacagcgatcacagactgcgccaaagttgaccag GTTTCAATTGAAGCACAACCTGAGGAAGACGCAGCTGTGATGGAATgtgccaaagttgaccag GTTTCAATTGAAGCACAACCCGAGGAAGACGCAGCTGTGATGGAATgtgccaaagttgaccag GTTTCAATTGAAGCACAACCTGAGGAAGACGCAGCTGTGATGGAATgtgccaaagttgaccag GTTTCAATTGAAGCACAACCCGATGAAGACGCAGCTGTGATGGAATgtgccaaagttgaccag aagtgtaaacatcaggtGGTTAATTCACTTGTGTCGAGCCTGGATAAatgtgctgtatgttttggaccttttgCTGCACTAAAATGGAATGGTATTCAATGCAATG ttTGCTTCAGCGTCTGGCACATATCCTGCTTTAAAAATGCGAAACTGCTCGACGATGAAGACCACCTAcctttg ATACTATCGACGTCACTGCTTCCGAACAAAGTGCAGAGAGTGAGGCTGAGGAATATGAACCCCAATCATTTCAACAAACTAATATGG atattcCACCTACAGATGATCCACAAGAAGGAACATCCAGAG GAGCCGAGACATTGTGGCAGCCTGTTAAAAAACCTTCAGGGCCCACACATG atattccaCCTACAGATGATCCACAAGAAGGAACATCCAGAGGTATGGTTAAGAGTCACAATGTAA